The window CCGATGGGATTCCGATGAAAACAATCAATTAGATATGTTTTAGTTCGGTTTGGTTTTGTCGATTTACCCTTCATTAAATGTATGGGGTTTGTATGAATGTGAAGAGCTTGTTATTAAGGATTATAAATCTGGTAGCGAAAATAAAGCTGTGTTTTTTAGTTCAAAGCTCTAGGCAGCTTTGCTACTCTTTGTGAGCAGTTGCGATGCTTATCATTGGCGATTCGTTCGTTTAATGAatcgggaaaatataaataactgaaattacttttatttttgctGTCATCCATAGGTTTATATCTGGTCTATGCTTAGCCAATTCCTTAATAGCATTATTTAATACGGCCCTGCCACAACTCTTGGatagtttagttatttatttatcactaaaCTAAGGACGGAAGGTTCATTCATTACCACTTAATCGAAAATACTTCGCCGAATTAAAGCACGTTGATTGGAACCTGAATTTTTAAACAGGGTCAAATGATTTTCTTCATTATCTAGAATAGAACTGTACGATGCCGTGGAAATTATTCGAAATGTTAACTACAAGTGCGTATTATGCCCAGATTCGATTCTGCACGTCGGGTCGAATAGAATCAAGTTGCATTAATTCATCTGTTGTTATGTAAGTTCATCACATACGTATCACGTATTGCGCCGATTCAAACCGCCACCTATTCAAACTAAATACATATCAGATTCTGCGCGCTTCGATTCTGATCAGATTGACGCCGGGCATAACATTGCATGCGTACTTTTCACTCATTATATACTTCTTCACTGGCATAAAAAATTGATACACCACATTTGTTAGTTTTCGAATGAACTAGAACGTAAAACTAGAAGATGGCATTATAAACTATCTATTTCCTTTAAAGCATGGCTCCTCAAACTTATAACTTTATTACTAAacgaatttatatgaaaatttgtatCATCGCCCCCAATTTCCTTCAGACCTTTCACCACCCCCTGAAGGTTCCAGTGTCCAAAAGGGGGCATGATTGCCCACTTTGAGAAAGACTGCTCCAAAGCAAATCTTAATAGTTACCTGAGTTCGACATGTCCATTCCTGAGCATGAGCGCGAGGTAGTCGCCGGAGAGGTCGTCGTGCTCGCCGGTGAGCAGCAGCACGCCGCGCGCGCGTTTCTGGTCGCACGCGCACGCGTACGCGCACACGCTTGTACGCGCCGCGCAACGCATGCAACGCGATCCACGACGAGCCGGAGAAACGGGGCGTTGAAATGTTCGGATCTGTAACAACATATATGGTCATTTGTTTTCTTACAGataacaaaattgtttaatttacttaaaatgttGGTCCTTACATACACATTATGTTGGTCATTACGTAGATTtaggttttaatataattacatacagTTTAGGTCAGTTATGGTACGATGTTCTCAATTTTGTTGACAGCATTAATAGATCAGTTCTATTGAGGTACAgtgtgacattgttttatagaaaattaaagtAAGGTGCTACAGGTGAAAAACTCAACTCTTCATTTAATTTACCTTAATTTTTTAGTACTTTTGTACAGCCAATTCACACCTTCAATTTCTAAGTCTAGGAATCCAAGATTGGCCCAAAATTATCGGCAACACTTTTAGAACAACGTAATGAGTACGTCACATCGTTATTTAGTATTAATCCCTTAGTATCAGTAATAAAACCCTTACACAtcgtttaaataaacacaaactgtttaccaaaataaacatattccGTTGAAATATTCGAGCGCCTTTCAAAGCTAACAGACCTTACAATATTTGCTAATTATTGTCAGCGATCCTCGACGGCAGAATCAAGCAATTTAAGTAATAGCGCGTAATGTTTTGTATGTGTTTCAAACATTTTCGAGCTACGTCGGCTATGACAACTCTTAATTGTGGGAAGGATGTGCTGCGGgctttgtttacatttgttttgattatggacgctgtgtttatttattgtaattccCGCCTTAACTCTGTTTATTCCTGTCTTTATGTTTAAAGatcatattgatttatttttatacgtgcatgacagtgatcccattgcaccaggggccttattctctatcccgcacgttatgttaacagtgcgtaacaagcacgtaacacaacgcatcatgtttaggactatagaaatttggcttacagaataccattccacgcacatttctcgaagataacatgccacggccgcgttacgcgtttacactaccatacagaataagggccctgatggtaaatagagtgaACAAACGTCCCTTAAATAACGAAAACGTGCACTATGAACGGAGTTTGTGGAATTTCAAGACCAAAAGGGTTTAAATAGGCAACGAAAGTTAGTAGCGTTAATGCGAAAGAAGCGAGGaaaaatttatcattaaatcGTTAAGATTATTTACCTGCGTTTTACCGAAACGCAACAAGGAAGGGTCTACTATGCAGTCATTTCCAGCTGTGCACTGAAGAGCTTTAGATCAAGCCCCGTCGATATCACTTCATATAATTCTAGGCCCACATTCTTCGAGTGATGTCGATTAGGGTGAAGCGCCTGGGGTCGGTAATCGAAAATCCGACCCGCTCGGTGCTCTCAGAGCTCTATTGCATGCCAGCGAAATAGGTGTTTTATTGATTCCATTGTTTGCCAGGAATTTGTAATCTTTTTTGCTTTTTTCTTTTCGTCTTTACATTAGGCATTGGAGATcgtgattttttgtattttatttagttgtCTTTAAAATTCAGTGCAATACAGTTAAATTTggcttaaataatatattttttttgttacgttgtgtcgatagcctagttggttgtggaacggactgccgagacgaatgtccgcaggttcaaaatccaagggcacacacctctgacttttctaaaaaaatatgtgtgtattatttgtaaattatcgctggctttaacggtgaaggaaaacatcgtgaagaaacctgcacacctgagaaattctctattaggaattttcgagggtgtgaagtctactaacccgtattaggccagcgtggtggactaaggcctattccctctcagtagtagaggaggcccgtgctcagcagtaggacagcatataatacaaggctgatattattatttattataattataagatttttgttatattgagATGGgcaatgtaataattttgtgatgatttaaaaatgaaaatcgcTTTTAAACAGTCAGTTCGTTGCAGAAAAAAATAACCACAAACTAATCATGTTACGGAGGCTAACATCCATCGCAAATACAGCGTCCATAATAGAATTCCCAGCACTTATAAACTATGCAAACTGCAATGTCCGACGCAGtagttttcaaatttagaacaaatAGCATTAGCTGCAGGTGGGGAATAACTCGTTGATCACGCTGCGATAGAGCCATCTAAATAACGGATAAGTTAGAGGAAGTTGCGCACCGGAAGCGGTCCGCTCGTAATGACCGCCAGCGCCACGCAAAAGTGTTTACTTTTCCATCGATTTATATAATACTGGCTGTATTCGCGGTTAGCTCCAGTTCCAGTGTATGATTTGAGGGCAAAATGTTGGCTGTATGTTAATCTGTGTCATGGTCTATCTCtgggttaaataaaataagttcagcggtttctgcatttacttgtaacaaaataatacacacacccagcgaaggtgtaggcagaggtgcacctGGTGCTtctacttttcgccgtgcgtattccgtcccatgatgtgataggggacgagcctattgccatatcaggcaaAATGTCTAGATTATGTGTTGagactgagtagaaaaacccaatatcactgcccgccCCGAGGATTAAACCTAAGACCTGAGCTCTGCAATCGTACCGCAATAGAGTTTATGCGCCACCGAACCAACTTAGaaaataaatcagatttattataatttttttattaaattatattagactaAGTCCTGCTCGCAACTTCGACCGCGTTAATACTTTTCCCGGAATAAGACTCGGAGTGCCAGTTAGCCAAATGGCAAATTTTACCAGAAACCATTTAGCAGTTTATACGTGACGTGTCACTTTAAAGtagatgaaatatatatttccatttaaaagACACAATATTGACGTAGTGACCGCAAAGATAACGCGCCGACACTGATTCAAACTTCCTTGTACTGGCAATATTAAATCGATTCCATCACGTTAAAACTTGCTTGAAGGGCTATAACTCAAAATGGTGGatggtaataaatttaaaactctatGGTTGCTATCTAAGTGTTTTGGCTTGATAGCAATGTTAAAGTCAACTTAATAACTATAAAGTGTTGTTAAAATTATGCTTAtagctaatataataataattgtataatactcTGATGAAGATACTAATTGTTGACCAATAGTTGGCCATAATGCTATGTCAGGTACACCGCATGTACTTCAtacttatttctgaatatacACTGAGGTAAGGATCAGAATTGAATCAAGACTTTCCAGGTTCCAGGGATTCCGGAATAACAGGAAACTTTTCGACCCCCAACGTCCAGACCCGAAATAAGTAcctaattgttaaaaatttggTATCGTATCTTTATACATAGATATTGCTATCTGTACTGGCTGGTAAGTAGCTTGTGCTTGTTTGGTTCCTACTGTACTGGCTGATGTTCCGATTGCTGAATGGAAACAGAATGATATAAGAGAAAGTTTATATTACCTGATTTGCATTTGCTAAGAGGATGGTGGCAAGAACATCTTTCTGGTCCACAGGAAGAGTCGCACCCGCATGCTTCCACCGCCGCCGTCCACGGAGGTGACACTGTTGCACCGGGCACCTGTTCGTATAAACTAAATCAATTAAACCGAACGGAATTTTTTTTGGAatctatgtaatttttatgatgTTCTTGTATCACTCAAGACCAAgtagaaatacaaatataattcaagTATTGATACCAAACCCAACGATAAAACCTTcacaattgtataaaaaacgtCAATTTGAGTACTATACTTTTTTGTCCAcgcaatttaaaacatttgtaaCTGTCTCTAATAAACTTCACCTTTTGTTCTAAACTGGGTCCAATCGTAGTCACCTTCTGACTAGCCTCGAGTAGCCCGTCTTTGATCTCGTCAGCGATAATGTTGATGTCAGTTTTGCTGATTCCATCCTCAATGAGGCTCTTCAGTCCGTCAACCTGTTTCGATCTCTCCCCCGTGTACGTATAGTTATGTCTCGCGTCCACTGACGGTGACGTTGTTAATCTTTTCTCTTCCTCGATATGTTTTAAGCTTAGAATAGGTTTACTAATTCTATTGGACGGCGCTACTTCTAGTTCAGCTGAGAAAGATACGTCTTTCTGATATAAGATATCTTCTTCGGCATCCAACGAGGTTACAGTGGCTTTTGTTGAATTCAATTCTGTGAAAGATATCGCTTATCAGTTTTTATGATATGggcattataaaactttaactaTGTAtcttataatactattttacacCTAAGAATCTCCTTTTGTTTGACCATATTGTATACTGTAGGTACACATTGAAAGCAAAATACgatatcttttaattttaactttaaatactaaaaaatacaCCCCATAAACGCTagaaacaatttgtaaaactccgaaataatatatttccgTGCACCTAACTTGGTTTAACACGCACAACGATTTTGAATGGGAGCGCGAGTGGCAATCGACGATAGAAGTGAAATACAATGGTATCTTAAATTCAGCGCCCAGTGCCAGTGGATAAAATCGATTTATCTGACGAATGGAGTAGATACAGAGCGTTATTGCGGCACTATACCTGGAAATCGTGTTCCGGTGTATTTTAGCTTCGATATTCAATTTGAGTGTATTGaggtacaattttttaaatctggAACGAATGGATAGAATATTCGATAACCGATACAATATCTGATATGGACTTACGGTTGTGGATGGTCTCCAACCAACCTTTTATGCGACAAGGATTTGAGAATAGAAAACCACATAATTATCGAAGTGATTTATAGTatgtaagtgttttgttttCCGATCCGAGCTTTGTTCATATGGTAGATCTACGCTATAGTTAGTAGTCTCCAGCACGAATAAGATGGCTTAACCGGAGTCATTACCTCATAGAC of the Manduca sexta isolate Smith_Timp_Sample1 unplaced genomic scaffold, JHU_Msex_v1.0 HiC_scaffold_2327, whole genome shotgun sequence genome contains:
- the LOC119192075 gene encoding uncharacterized protein LOC119192075, translated to RCGAGSPCEQLCRELHDGTYECGCGPGYVLHVDGYGCLELNSTKATVTSLDAEEDILYQKDVSFSAELEVAPSNRISKPILSLKHIEEEKRLTTSPSVDARHNYTYTGERSKQVDGLKSLIEDGISKTDINIIADEIKDGLLEASQKVTTIGPSLEQKVPGATVSPPWTAAVEACGCDSSCGPERCSCHHPLSKCKSDPNISTPRFSGSSWIALHALRGAYKRVRVRVRVRPETRARRAAAHRRARRPLRRLPRAHAQEWTCRTQVRLRQRRGRAAFPGARPTRPLEHNLCVPPPLGRLAATQQRKTRARQVQGSVFPDDVPRAGVGGRRRQHYRPRQQTRPLRRAAGVRRLPAHQR